One region of Oxalobacteraceae bacterium OTU3CAMAD1 genomic DNA includes:
- the petA gene encoding ubiquinol-cytochrome c reductase iron-sulfur subunit yields the protein MSNEKQVDSGRRGLLVATGAAGGVVGLATAGALVSTFQPSERAKAAGAPVEVDISALNPGEMTTVEWRGKPVWILKRTPEMVASLKKTDGKVADAESKRNPEEFTPEYARNEWRSRKPDILVAVGICTHLGCSPSSKFAPGPQPSLPDDWEGGFLCPCHGSTFDMAGRVFKNKPAPDNLQVPRYMFLSDNKLVIGKDEKGEA from the coding sequence ATGAGTAACGAAAAGCAGGTCGATTCCGGCCGTCGCGGTTTGCTCGTCGCAACAGGCGCGGCGGGTGGTGTAGTGGGTCTGGCAACCGCGGGGGCGCTGGTGAGCACCTTCCAGCCGTCGGAACGGGCGAAAGCCGCCGGCGCGCCGGTCGAGGTGGACATCTCGGCGCTCAACCCCGGGGAAATGACAACGGTCGAATGGCGCGGCAAGCCGGTCTGGATCCTCAAGCGCACGCCGGAGATGGTGGCGTCGCTGAAAAAGACCGACGGCAAGGTCGCCGACGCCGAATCCAAACGCAATCCCGAAGAATTCACGCCCGAATACGCCCGCAACGAATGGCGCTCGCGCAAGCCCGACATCCTCGTCGCCGTCGGCATCTGTACCCACCTCGGCTGTTCGCCCTCGTCCAAGTTCGCCCCCGGTCCGCAGCCCTCGCTGCCGGACGACTGGGAAGGCGGCTTCCTGTGCCCATGCCACGGCTCGACCTTCGACATGGCCGGCCGCGTCTTTAAAAACAAGCCGGCGCCGGACAATCTGCAGGTTCCGCGCTACATGTTCTTGAGCGACAACAAGCTGGTCATTGGCAAAGACGAGAAAGGCGAGGCGTAA
- the mscL gene encoding large conductance mechanosensitive channel protein MscL: MAMMQEFKEFAMKGNVVDLAVGVIIGGAFGKIVDSLVTDIIMPPISKLFGGLDFANYYIGLNGQAAGLSLAEAKKLGAVFAYGNFATILLNFIILAFVIFQMVRLMNRARNLREHPAVTPPPAPPAEDIVLLREIRDSLKK; encoded by the coding sequence ATGGCAATGATGCAAGAATTCAAAGAATTCGCGATGAAGGGCAATGTGGTCGACCTCGCCGTTGGCGTGATCATCGGTGGCGCCTTCGGCAAGATCGTCGATTCGCTGGTGACCGACATCATCATGCCGCCGATCAGCAAGCTGTTCGGCGGGCTGGACTTCGCCAACTACTACATCGGCCTGAACGGCCAAGCGGCCGGCCTGAGCCTGGCCGAAGCCAAGAAACTGGGCGCCGTGTTCGCCTATGGTAACTTCGCCACGATTTTGCTCAACTTCATCATCCTGGCCTTCGTCATCTTCCAGATGGTGCGGTTGATGAACCGCGCGCGCAACCTGCGCGAGCACCCGGCCGTGACGCCGCCGCCGGCCCCGCCCGCCGAGGACATCGTGTTGCTGCGCGAAATCCGCGATTCCCTCAAGAAATAA